A genomic region of Runella rosea contains the following coding sequences:
- the dtd gene encoding D-aminoacyl-tRNA deacylase: MIAVIQRVSEASVTIEGRINGQIQQGFLVLLGITHTDTDEDTEWLAKKIVGMRIFSDAEGKMNLDLKSIDGNILLISQFTLHASTKKGNRPSFIEAARPEVAIPLYNRMIQRLAEELGRPIQTGEFGADMKVSLLNDGPVTIVIDSKNKV, encoded by the coding sequence ATGATTGCAGTCATCCAGCGCGTGTCGGAAGCTTCCGTCACCATAGAAGGCCGAATAAATGGCCAAATTCAACAGGGTTTTTTGGTACTTTTAGGTATTACGCACACCGATACCGACGAAGATACCGAATGGTTGGCCAAGAAAATTGTCGGTATGAGAATCTTCTCCGACGCCGAAGGAAAAATGAACCTTGACCTCAAATCCATTGACGGCAACATACTGCTTATCAGCCAGTTTACACTACATGCAAGTACAAAAAAAGGCAACCGTCCGTCGTTTATCGAAGCCGCGCGGCCCGAGGTCGCCATTCCTTTGTACAACCGAATGATTCAACGCCTTGCGGAAGAACTGGGTCGCCCAATTCAAACGGGTGAATTTGGTGCCGACATGAAAGTATCCCTGCTCAACGACGGCCCCGTAACGATTGTGATTGACTCTAAAAATAAGGTGTAA
- a CDS encoding tyrosine-protein phosphatase, which translates to MSFLQRLFSGKTHRIFKWLATDMHSHLLPGIDDGSPDMPTTLHYLTELEALGYQKVITTPHVMRELYPNKPNDIKALAAKVNEEITAAGLKIKLEASAEYMLDDGFDALLENDQLIPIANRYVLVEMSYVAPTLNYENTIFKIQAQGLIPILAHPERYNYLSMNDFERIKSLGCLLQVNLLSLVGYYGKHTQAMGQQLVQNKQASFLGTDLHHSRHLEALKGISSHSKLVRLIENTEWLNAKL; encoded by the coding sequence ATGTCTTTTCTTCAACGTCTATTTTCTGGAAAAACGCACCGAATTTTTAAATGGCTAGCGACCGATATGCACTCCCATTTATTGCCCGGAATTGACGATGGAAGCCCCGATATGCCCACCACCCTCCACTACCTCACAGAATTGGAGGCACTAGGGTATCAAAAAGTGATTACTACGCCGCACGTAATGCGGGAATTGTACCCCAACAAACCCAACGACATCAAAGCCCTCGCCGCCAAGGTAAATGAGGAAATAACCGCTGCAGGTTTAAAAATTAAACTGGAAGCATCGGCTGAATATATGCTAGACGATGGGTTTGATGCCTTGTTGGAAAATGATCAATTGATACCCATTGCCAACCGCTACGTGTTGGTTGAAATGTCGTACGTGGCACCGACGCTTAATTACGAAAACACGATTTTTAAAATTCAGGCGCAAGGCCTGATTCCGATTTTGGCCCACCCCGAAAGGTATAATTATTTATCCATGAACGACTTTGAGCGCATAAAATCGCTCGGATGTTTGTTGCAGGTCAACTTGCTTTCGTTGGTGGGTTATTACGGAAAACACACCCAAGCGATGGGTCAACAACTTGTTCAGAACAAACAGGCCTCTTTTTTAGGAACGGATTTGCACCACAGCCGTCATTTGGAAGCGCTCAAAGGGATTTCTTCACACAGCAAATTGGTGCGTCTGATTGAAAATACCGAGTGGTTAAATGCAAAACTTTAG
- a CDS encoding T9SS type B sorting domain-containing protein, protein MRYSIVLAFGLVGLCLVAQAQRIFGGQIDRRYQTTNVAYVYDIGCTFFADQAGYEALPNRLRFGIYRKKDNELIETFFADKSKDISGTKSATSCNKSEKTDYIFVHYNQSLILKPDKYSDPDGYYIINAPVGNRNPTENVASSQIVLYHWFSPQYLWEYFDTIEPGKTTPQWTPDSFNYFCTNEDTNFSLQVGSNPLKTGLGRGNYTILLQNTSPLTGDSTAKIRYRTVDWKAGFSPNQMLPGGNFNLPTMFLINAQGVANLPISAKPTKAGVYSVGFVIKHSRNGVPLSEIYREYQIKVEDCLPPPPAVIRISEVNRPSVAASAKVCEGKAVQLNAGAKQPNITYEWFKDGAVIAGQKDSVLVVKEGGAYTVTLTKKGACNTNTSSPAFITIVPNPKVLIESSVPSGLLCPGGSLKLSTLTSEPSVKFQWLRDSVTIAGAIDSTYKVTQIGQYTVAITDQNGCQGQSNPLVIRPDSTAKVSMNIIPIRCSNDTNLVALVGTPAGGKFSGDGVNKNTFSPKNAGVGTHPISYLLDDPKACLKGTAVETAVVLASPPLELGPDQFISSVGGVQLNQNNALNTSNGFNFQWTPALGLSSPAVASPYANPDQTTSYQLTVSSSNGCTSKDTITITIVQGVYIPDAFTPNGDGINDTWEPRGLEEFPAAEIKIFDRWGHAIYNSSKNNKQPFDGTFNGTSLPSGNYAYQIITQSEGHIFRGNLLILR, encoded by the coding sequence ATGCGCTACTCTATTGTTTTGGCCTTTGGTTTGGTAGGTTTGTGTTTGGTGGCTCAGGCTCAACGCATCTTTGGAGGGCAGATTGACCGGCGCTATCAAACTACAAATGTTGCTTATGTATACGATATAGGCTGTACTTTCTTTGCCGACCAAGCGGGTTATGAAGCGCTCCCCAATCGGCTCCGTTTCGGCATTTACCGAAAAAAAGACAACGAATTAATTGAAACGTTTTTTGCCGACAAAAGCAAAGACATAAGCGGTACAAAATCAGCCACTTCCTGCAACAAAAGCGAAAAGACAGACTATATATTTGTCCATTACAATCAAAGCTTAATTCTCAAACCCGATAAATATTCTGACCCCGACGGCTACTACATCATTAATGCCCCCGTGGGCAACCGAAACCCCACCGAAAACGTTGCTTCCTCTCAAATAGTACTCTATCATTGGTTTTCACCTCAGTACCTTTGGGAATATTTTGACACCATAGAGCCCGGAAAAACCACGCCGCAGTGGACCCCTGATTCATTCAATTATTTTTGTACCAACGAAGACACCAATTTCAGTCTCCAAGTAGGCTCCAATCCCCTCAAAACGGGCCTAGGACGCGGCAATTACACCATCCTTCTCCAAAACACCTCTCCCCTTACGGGTGATTCAACCGCGAAAATCCGCTACCGAACCGTGGACTGGAAAGCGGGATTTTCCCCCAATCAAATGCTGCCAGGGGGGAATTTTAACCTGCCAACCATGTTTTTAATTAACGCCCAAGGAGTTGCTAATTTACCCATTTCGGCAAAACCTACCAAAGCGGGGGTCTACTCCGTCGGCTTTGTAATCAAACACAGCCGCAACGGCGTACCGTTGAGCGAAATATACCGTGAATACCAAATCAAGGTGGAAGATTGCCTTCCGCCACCGCCTGCCGTTATTAGAATCAGCGAAGTGAATCGCCCCAGCGTCGCTGCTTCTGCCAAGGTATGCGAGGGCAAAGCCGTCCAGCTCAATGCGGGAGCCAAACAGCCCAATATTACTTACGAATGGTTCAAAGACGGGGCCGTGATTGCGGGGCAAAAAGATTCTGTTTTGGTGGTAAAAGAAGGAGGAGCCTACACCGTGACGTTGACAAAAAAAGGGGCCTGCAACACCAATACCTCGTCGCCGGCGTTCATCACGATTGTTCCCAATCCCAAAGTATTGATCGAATCTTCCGTGCCAAGCGGCTTGTTGTGCCCCGGTGGCTCCCTAAAACTTTCGACCTTGACCTCCGAGCCATCGGTCAAGTTTCAATGGCTTCGCGACAGTGTGACCATTGCGGGGGCAATCGACTCAACCTATAAAGTAACACAGATTGGGCAATACACCGTAGCCATTACTGACCAAAACGGCTGCCAAGGCCAATCCAATCCACTAGTCATTAGGCCAGACAGCACCGCTAAAGTTAGCATGAATATCATTCCCATCAGATGCAGCAACGACACGAATTTAGTTGCGTTGGTTGGCACGCCAGCAGGGGGTAAATTTAGCGGTGACGGAGTGAACAAAAATACCTTTTCGCCCAAAAATGCGGGTGTTGGAACGCACCCGATTTCTTACCTGCTCGACGACCCCAAGGCCTGCCTGAAGGGCACCGCCGTCGAGACCGCCGTTGTGCTCGCGTCGCCTCCACTCGAATTGGGCCCCGACCAATTCATTTCGTCCGTCGGGGGAGTGCAGTTGAATCAAAACAACGCACTGAACACTTCCAACGGCTTTAATTTTCAATGGACGCCCGCATTGGGGCTGTCGTCGCCTGCTGTTGCCAGTCCTTACGCCAACCCTGACCAAACCACCTCCTATCAACTCACCGTCAGCAGCTCAAATGGTTGCACGAGTAAAGATACCATTACGATTACCATCGTTCAGGGGGTATATATTCCCGATGCCTTTACTCCCAACGGCGACGGAATCAACGACACTTGGGAGCCCAGAGGATTGGAGGAATTTCCAGCGGCCGAAATCAAGATTTTTGACCGATGGGGGCACGCCATTTACAATTCTTCAAAGAATAATAAACAGCCTTTCGATGGCACATTCAACGGAACTTCATTGCCATCAGGAAACTACGCCTACCAAATCATCACCCAATCAGAAGGGCATATCTTTCGGGGAAATTTGTTGATTTTGAGGTGA
- a CDS encoding DNA-3-methyladenine glycosylase produces the protein MQRLDLKFYQKYETLSLAKQLLGCELVHESPEGRTAGIIVETEAYLTGDPACHAYRKKTVRNAAMFGPAGSVYVYLIYGMYHCVNIVSAEEGKGEAVLIRALEPTDGVELMELRRAERKGDKPKVYSLRELCNGPAKLVQAMGITLAGHNGSSLLDDALYLTPPKQTDFEVVTTTRIGITQGADLPYRFYIKGNRFVSKK, from the coding sequence ATGCAACGTTTGGACCTCAAATTTTATCAAAAATACGAAACATTATCGTTAGCAAAACAGCTTTTGGGTTGTGAACTGGTACACGAAAGTCCCGAAGGGCGCACCGCTGGAATCATCGTAGAAACCGAAGCCTATCTCACAGGTGACCCCGCTTGCCACGCCTACCGAAAAAAAACGGTACGAAACGCTGCCATGTTTGGCCCAGCAGGTTCGGTGTACGTGTACCTGATTTATGGCATGTATCACTGCGTCAACATCGTCAGTGCGGAAGAAGGAAAAGGGGAAGCCGTGTTGATTCGTGCGCTGGAACCTACCGATGGGGTTGAATTGATGGAACTGCGACGGGCAGAAAGAAAAGGTGATAAACCGAAGGTATATTCGCTACGTGAACTTTGCAACGGGCCGGCAAAACTGGTGCAGGCCATGGGAATTACCCTCGCGGGTCACAATGGTAGCTCGCTTTTGGACGACGCCCTCTACCTTACTCCGCCCAAACAGACTGATTTTGAGGTGGTAACTACGACGCGCATCGGCATTACGCAAGGAGCAGACTTGCCGTATCGTTTTTACATCAAAGGAAACCGCTTTGTGAGTAAAAAATAA